TTAAATTACAGCTTTTTGCGAGATGGATGTTATATGGTTATGGCTACAACGCGCTGACGAAAATTAGTACAAATGCCAATATAAAATATTTATAACTTTGTCTAGAAGGTGTGCAACCTGGGGTGAACCAGAGTTTAAGTGGAGCGGCCAATAACGAAGGAGACAAAAGTAAGCCTCGAAGTAACGACAATACTCCAATCTCTCCTGCAATTACCCCGAAATCCAAAGTATTGGTTTGATAAAATCCAACAACCTGCATCACTACTACAAGGGCCATAAGAGCTTTAATTAAATTTGAACTACGTTGAATTTTTACTGCTTGATCTTCCATTGAACTCTTATCCTTTGTAATACATATGTCGCCTAATTAGGCCGTGCAATTGCGCTTAAAAATACTAGCGTGAAAAGCTTGCTGCTTGTGTCGAATTAAAAAACCGGTCAAACGCTCCCTTCAGACTCTACAACCAAAATCCGAGCTTCTCCGTGAGGATGGGCAACATGTTCAGTGCCAATTGATGCAAAGAATATATCACCGGTTTCTAATCGTGTTGATTGCTCAACGCCATTATCTTTGAAAAACATCTCAACCACACCATCCAACACCACAAATACCTCTTCACCATCGTTAATATGCCATTTATAAGGCTGATCAGTCCAATGAAGTCGGGTGGTGATGCCGGACATATTCGCAATGTCTAATGCTCCCCAAGCCCGTTCGGAGGTAAATTGCTTAGTTCTAATTATTTTCATACTACTTCTACTTTATCAATTAGCCTTATTGCGCAATGGTATTAACCACATAATGAAGATCCTGCGGAAAGCCTAAATTTGAGCTAGATGTTTCGCCGAAAACCAGCTAGCGCTGTTACTACGGCTAAATAGCAAAGGTGGTGCATCTTTTTATGACTATTAAACCAGCCCTCAGATTATCACAATATTTCTGACAATTTTAACTAGACTAGTTTTACAGCCTTCACCCTGTTGTACAGCTCGCCCACTGGTTTGTCACTTTTAAGAACATTTATCTCCTTGCGTACTAGTGGCTACGAGTAAGTTTATCGCCATTAAGCATCGCCCATGCCAACTACTGAAGATGCTCCCAACGCGCCACACCAAAACCGAGACAAAAGACAGAACAAGATATAAATCATAAAAATAACCTTTACTTATCAATAAATTAACAATTAAATTAGGTATCAAACACCATACCTTTGTATGATGGCATATTACCATTAGTGGTTACTTTTTGTTCAAGCTTTAGTCATAATAGCTCCACGCTTTGAGAGCAACCTAATTTACACTTTAAACTTACTTGGAATACTATTATGAAAACTACTTTAATCGCTTTATCTGTATTGGCTGCTTCTTCAACTGCTATGGCAACTACCGCAACTAACTATGATTTTGTTGCGCTAGATAATTCAGAGCAAACGCAACTATGCCTTGTTTCCGCCAAAGAAGGTTTAAGCGCAGCTAAGAAGATGGGCAAAGCACGCTTTAGCAGCGACACCCTTTGTAATGGTAAAAAAATCGCTGATTTTGCTAAGCAATATCAGCAAGTTGAAGAAAAAGAGCAACCAGCGGTTAAATACTCCGTTGTTGCATA
Above is a window of Aliiglaciecola sp. LCG003 DNA encoding:
- a CDS encoding cupin domain-containing protein, which codes for MKIIRTKQFTSERAWGALDIANMSGITTRLHWTDQPYKWHINDGEEVFVVLDGVVEMFFKDNGVEQSTRLETGDIFFASIGTEHVAHPHGEARILVVESEGSV